DNA from Candidatus Stoquefichus sp. SB1:
TAGGAGAAGCTAAAGAAAGTGAGACAGGTCTTGAATCAAATAAAATGAAAATCGAAGTAGTTGATAATAAGGACAAATAGTCCTTTTTTAATTATTGGATTATACAAATATTTGTATATGATAAAATGTAAACTATTACATAAAAGAAATGTATAAAAACATTATAGATATGTTCAGAATAATGCTATAATATTGAAATTGTAATGAGGGGGATTAAGATGAAATATATACATCAATTTTTAATTATTATGATCATATCATTTCTTGGTGAATTGTTAAGTTTATTACCTTTACCAGTTCCAGCAAGTGTATATGGTTTACTTATTTTATTAGTCTGTTTATTTACTGGAATAATTAAGCTTAAGGATATTGAAGATGTTGCTGATTGGCTTATTTTAATTATGCCAGTTTTATTTGTTCCTTCTGCTGTCAGTTTAATGAATGTAGGCAATGAATTATTGGGGGATATTATTGTAATAGGTGTTGTTCTTATCGTGAGTACAATTGTTGTCATGGTGACAACTGGAAAAGTTGCTCAAATGATAATTGAAAGAAAGGAGCAAAAGAATGGATAGGATTTTTATAGAAACAATGTATTTTGGAATTGTTTTAAGTTTATTATCGTATTGGGTTGCTGTTCAAATTCGTAAGAAATTTCCATATCCACTTTTTAATCCTTTATTAATCAGCGCTATTATATCTATTGCAGTACTGTCTTTATTTCATATTGATTTTGATACATATAATAAAGGTGCACAAATGATTACATTTTTATTAACACCATCAACTGTCTGTTTGGCTGTTCCTTTATATAAACAGAGTCAAATCTTGATGAAACATTTAGATGCAATTTTATTGAGTTTGTTAAGTGGCTGTTTAGCTGGGATATTAAGTGTGACAATTCTGTGTCTTTTGTTAAATGCGAGTCATACATTATTATTTTCACTTTTACCAAAATCAATTACAACTGCAATTGCAATAGGAGTTTCTGAATTAATTGGTGGTAATTCTACAATCACTGTAGGAGTTGTTATTATTACAGGTATTTTTGGAGCGATGATAGCTAAAACAGTTCTTCGTATATTTCATATTCAACATCCAGTTGCTATTGGTTTAGCATTAGGGAATAGTGCTCATGCGATTGGAACAGCGAAAGCTATTGAATTTGGTGAAATTGAAGGGGCAATGAGTAGTTTATCAATTGTTATTGCAGGTGTTTTTACAGTGATTTTAGCCCCTCTTATAGCAAGTTTGTTTTAAATAGCATATAATAGTGATAAAGAAAGGGTGATGATCATGGTTTTTGTTATCTACAGTGTATTTGTTATCATGTTATTGTTTTCACTCAAAAAGAAATCTTATATTGTTTTTAAAACACTGAATAGTTTGGCTTTTATTGGTGTTGCAGTTTATTGTGCAATGACGACTCAACGTGTTCATTTGTTGTTAGGAATTTTCCCAGGGTTGATGGGATGTTTGGCTGGCGATTTTATGCTTGCGACACAATATAAAAAAAGTTTTATATATGGGTTAGTATGTTTCTTTATTGCAAATTTTTGCTATGTTATTTATTTTATGAATTTTTATCCTTTATCTATTATTGAATTTATTTTACCTGTTGTTTCTATTGTAATTGTCATTGCTTTTTCATATTTACAAAATATGAATTATGAAACTTATGAGAAAGCAATTTTGGCTTATTCATTTATGATTACTTTAGCAATGGTAAGAAGTGTTGTTGTCTATTTCGCATTATCAACTCCTATGTTTTTACTAGCAATGATAGGATTTATTCTTTATTTTATTTCAGATATTATATTATTGTTTGGAAAATTTTATGATTGTCGTTTTAAAGATAAGCTCACGATATTGAATTTAATAATGTATTATTATGGGATGTTCTTTATAGCTTATAGTCTTTTATTTTAATATTTAATTGATTTTGAACTATTTTAAATACGTTTACATACATGATAAAAAATAATATAATTATCCTATAGATATATTATTTTTACCAGCTAAAAAATAAATATAATCTAAAAAGTATTGATTATATCAATATAATTTCCGTTTTTTATAATTGTTTACAAATAGCAATATCACCTGGTAAAATATTGGAAAAACATTGAATCCATCAACTAAATTACAAATTCATTGTTTTGGAAATGCGCATTTTATCTAGGTTTAATATCAACATATAATGTTTTGAAATTAAACATTATCATAAGGATAGTCTAAAGGAACGTCGGTTTAATATCAACATATAATGTTTTGAAATGGCTTAACTAAGTTATTACTTTTTAATATCTTTTTTGTTTAATATCAACATATAATGTTTTGAAATATTTTCATAATTTTCTAAAATTGACTGATAATAAGTGTTTAATATCAACATATAATGTTTTGAAATCTCCCCTTTTTAAAAATACTGCCATAAGTCCTACGTGTTTAATATCAACATATAATGTTTTGAAATCAATACATGTATATAAAAGTTCTAATTTATCAAGGCGTTTAATATCAACATATAATGTTTTGAAATTATGGTTCATCTTACTCTGACCTGTACCTTTAGCCGTTTAATATCAACATATAATGTTTTGAAATTTATCAGGATCAATATACTTTAACCACTGAGCCATTTGTTTAATATCAACATATAATGTTTTGAAATCCGTATCTTCGATTTCCATAAGTCTTGATACCCATGTTTAATATCAACATATAATGTTTTGAAATCGGTAACGAACAACCCTAATAAATCCTAAGTATCCAGTTTAATATCAACATATAATGTTTTGAAATTGGGATCCCATCGGGAACTGTAGCATCTGTTCAAGGTTTTTAATATCAACATATAATGTTTTGAAATAAAATATGATAGAGGATCTTAAAGCAGCGTGTAATTGTTTAATATCAACATATAATGTTTTGAAATATTTTTAATGAAAATGGTATTACAAAAAATGCTGTGTTTAATATCAACATATAATGTTTTGAAATCAACTAATTATACTAATTCTACCATCGTTTAATTTGTTTAATATCAACATATAATGTTTTGAAATTTATCAACACAGCCAATAATCACTGGCGTATATATGGTTTAATATCAACATATAATGTTTTGAAATTTTGCCATGTACTAACAATCCACAGAAAGTAAAAGAGTTTAATAGTAATAGAGTTGTTTTGAAATTAAATTTCAATGAGTTTCATAGACTCTAGTGAAAAAGTTTAATAGTAACAGAGTTGTTTTGAGATTTATAATTTAAAAATACTTTTAAATCAAGAATAGAAAGTTAATATCAATACTTGATATTTTCAATTATGATAAAAGACGGCAAGTTGCCGTCATATTTATATCAGTATAGGTTGTTTGTAAAAATGTTGAAGTAAATGCTATTAAAAAACCTCTAAACACTCATAAAATGATTTTAAATGCTCACAAGATTGATGAAATTCATTGAGTTCTTCATCAGTCATATCTAATTCTACAATTTCTCTAGCACCAG
Protein-coding regions in this window:
- a CDS encoding lysoplasmalogenase family protein; this encodes MVFVIYSVFVIMLLFSLKKKSYIVFKTLNSLAFIGVAVYCAMTTQRVHLLLGIFPGLMGCLAGDFMLATQYKKSFIYGLVCFFIANFCYVIYFMNFYPLSIIEFILPVVSIVIVIAFSYLQNMNYETYEKAILAYSFMITLAMVRSVVVYFALSTPMFLLAMIGFILYFISDIILLFGKFYDCRFKDKLTILNLIMYYYGMFFIAYSLLF
- a CDS encoding LrgB family protein, with product MDRIFIETMYFGIVLSLLSYWVAVQIRKKFPYPLFNPLLISAIISIAVLSLFHIDFDTYNKGAQMITFLLTPSTVCLAVPLYKQSQILMKHLDAILLSLLSGCLAGILSVTILCLLLNASHTLLFSLLPKSITTAIAIGVSELIGGNSTITVGVVIITGIFGAMIAKTVLRIFHIQHPVAIGLALGNSAHAIGTAKAIEFGEIEGAMSSLSIVIAGVFTVILAPLIASLF
- a CDS encoding CidA/LrgA family protein codes for the protein MKYIHQFLIIMIISFLGELLSLLPLPVPASVYGLLILLVCLFTGIIKLKDIEDVADWLILIMPVLFVPSAVSLMNVGNELLGDIIVIGVVLIVSTIVVMVTTGKVAQMIIERKEQKNG